In the genome of Cherax quadricarinatus isolate ZL_2023a chromosome 40, ASM3850222v1, whole genome shotgun sequence, one region contains:
- the LOC138853793 gene encoding uncharacterized protein: MNPIQYSVGGVCEEERRLHPCVCRNNPPAVNDANIMRLLELIRANQIRQEQMICELMGLLGARSTQPPTHPYGDAVATPPTNETSPRPHVDVETVPPTQVVDVNAFIQDIVTPTHAEIDPSPQSHMSGECVSSCYCDKCVWSEMEYFMTNSQPNSCMDEDSPINYPPASPINYPPVSPDEDSPIYYPPASPPEVYCITDEEEDDDPEQNAQKFYKRRKITLR, encoded by the exons ATGAATCCAATTCAGTACTCCGTTGGAGGTGTCTGCGAGGAGGAGAGAAGACTGCATCCCTGTGTATGTCGGAATAATCCACCTGCGGTAAATG atGCGAATATAATGCggttgttggaacttattcgcgcAAATCAAATCCGACAGGAGCAAATGATTTGCGAGTTGATGGGATTGTTAGGAGCGAGATCCACCCAGCCTCCTACCCATCCATATGGAGATGCTGTTGCTACCCCTCCTACCAACGAGACTTCTCCCCGACCTCATGTGGATGTTGAGACTGTGCCTCCTACTCAGGTGGTTGATGTTAACGCTTTTATCCAGGATATTGTAACTCCTACCCACGCCGAGATCGACCCTTCTCCCCAGTCTCATATGAGTGGAGAatgtgttagtagttgttattGCGATAAATGCGTATGGAGCGAGATGGAATATTTTATGACAAATTCCCAACCTAATTCATGTATGGATGAGGATTCCCCCATAAATTATCCGCCAGCTTCCCCCATAAATTATCCACCAGTTTCCCCGGATGAGGATTCCCCCATTTATTATCCACCAGCTTCCCCCCCAGAAGTTTATTGTATAACAGATGAGGAAGAAGATGACGACcctgaacaaaatgcacagaaattctacaagagaagaaaaattactctacgttga
- the LOC138853794 gene encoding uncharacterized protein, whose amino-acid sequence MEKGDSIYSKYLEALVKRRLSIRKQRSLVIEKGGVQRNERLLQLDNEWARVDALWKKAIETGNTPGSVVNQTAQLGGESASVGTSQCGGAGTSAPINDDERATTSHDVSDTHNSEDESPEVITYIQNFRGRHTVRKYSVPSTYNRELRMYLHVYRDYFIEQMRDMYDRSPLAMSLRIHPIIVIRTLRQNISGDDQNGQFVINLAFELVSEEEISEVFDRWVGTILERYESELQDQEGSGWIIDQIESFSIEYVKVEFRVQVGTYVAYPENLRGRQYVFNPEINDGLCVLRAFAAYQCHKKNMSWRDIRRAVTTKRGCLNHAKSSIDDFPITRDKLGILEKENKVSLYVYQLRKDQDRTFMAMCRKGNKKYKDIMCALLLNERHLVLIKDFDRYVRTIMKDRDVKKHCHSCLMKLNTQEELDIHEDGCKINQVLVFPPEGTTVHFENFSHTHSSEYIGVFDFECALDTTLPAGKIESRHKAIAYCYIIFDRKGEIVCIKSYKGEDAVNHFILNVSGEWNKIKFRRQYHEIHMTEEDEMRHDSQNTCELCGNTFKKPKDKHKHHDHTLNFNNYIGAYCARCNMQCKDKREKLLLFCHNMSYDLGIILKELNVDKYNVEIHSKQGFKFLKVEIGKVRFQDSLSLLNGSLSTLAEQHIKAGKSLKYTETILKDVPRDVLPLLCKGKQILCYDYIDSLKKLDETKLPSKDHFFNSLRNSAISQEDYEHALKVFELGKCKTLGDYLMLYLKTDVGLLADVFMEWRKTLKDIYKLDVSNYISLPSFSWDAFLLKTNVRLDMIYSHELYDLIKRNLRGGFTCAINQYSKADNPLINPNFDVESGMGTHILYLDFNSLYASAMVEALPQNGIRKLSNDEKNAILDVGLSNVSCEGQKGYWIECDTKHISPEVARLTDELPLILSHMNISAEMLSPYCESILKNEGRKIPKSNGKLVGSHLSQKNYLISLELLQLLLELGLEVEKVHTIYEYTQTKFLEPFISTNIAQITATRCPIKSKAFKLTNNAIYGKSLLNITKYAEKYRYINNEKAFIRASKDPLLKNITHLNQDRVICTFNKDILEVKQPLYLGFQILEIAKKKLYHFWYKVLKQHYGDDVRLLYTDTDSYIFSLKCKDLYTELKSEPLLGYMDFSNFSPEHPLYDDSRKGELGLLKSEMCDNHISELIALKAKMYSVKIAGRSTNVSRAKGIPSQFMPLLTHARYKNVLSNADRELFTCKSIGNVKGEICTVRINKRGLSAFDDKRYHLNTNESLAYGHPDIPPSKRRRIE is encoded by the exons ATGgagaaag GGGATAGCATATATTCGAAATACTTGGAAGCATTGGTGAAGAGAAGATTATCGATTAGAAAGCAGCGTTCGTTGGTAATCGAGAAAGGCGGTGTACAACGCAATGAAAGGTTATTGCAATTGGATAATGAGTGGGCACGTGTAGATGCTTTATGGAAGAAGGCTATAGAAACAG gaaatacacctggtagtgttgtgaatcaAACTGCCCAgcttggtggtgagagtgctaGTGTTGGTACCTCACAATGCGGAGGTGCGGGTACTTCTGCCCCCATTAATGatgatgagagagcaactacctcgCATGACGTGTCTGACACGCATAATAGTGAAGATGAGAGCCCAGAAGTTATTACATATATCCAGAATTTTAGAGGTAgacatacagtgaggaaatatagtgttccttcaacttataacagagagttaagaatgtatttacatgtttatagggattattttatagaacagatgcgagatatgtatgatagatcgcctctagcaatgtcgctcagaatccacccaattatagttataaggacattacgtcaaaacatatcgggtgatgatcaaaatggacaatttgtgataaatttagcgtttgagttagtaagtgaagaggaaatctCTGAAGTATTTGATCGATGGGTGGGAACAATATTAGAAAGATACGAGTCAGAGTTGCAAGATCAGGAAGGATCTGGCTGGATCATAGATCAAATCGAATCTTTCAGTATCGAATATGTTAAAGTAGAATTCAGAGTGCAAGTGGGAACATATGTGGCATATCCCGAGAATCTGCGAGGGAGGCAATATGTATTTAATCCAGAGATTAATGATGGGTTATGTGTACTGCGTGCTTTTGCCGCCTATCAATGTCATAAAAAGAACATGTCATGGCGTGATATTCGCAGAGCAGTTACTACTAAGAGAGGTTGTCTTAATCATGCAAAATCTTCTATAGATGATTTCCCCATTACACGTGATAAGTTAGGTATattagagaaggaaaataaagtgtCATTATATGTTTATCAATTAAGAAAGGATCAAGATAGGACATTTATGGCTATGTGTCgtaaggggaataagaaatataaggaCATTATGTGCGCGTTATTGTTGAATGAAAGACATTTGGTTTTAATCAAAGATTTTGACAGGTATGTTAGAACGATAATGAAGGATCGTGATGTAAAGAAGCACTGTCATAGTTGTTTGATGAAGTTGAATACACAGGAAGAGTTAGATATCCACGAAGATGGATGTAAAATCAATCAGGTTCTCGTATTCCCcccggaaggaacaacagtacactttGAAAATTTTAGTCATACGCATTCCAGCGAATATATCGGTGTATTTGATTTCGAATGTGCATTAGACACAACTCTCCCAGCAGGTAAAATTGAGTctcgtcataaagccattgcctattgttatattatatttgatcgcaaaggagaaatagtgtgtataaagagttataagggggaggatgctgttaatcatttcattttaaatgttagtggtgaatggaATAAAATAAAGTTTAGAAGACAGTATCATGAAATCCATATGACAGAGGAGGATGAGATGAGACATGATTCTCAGAACACTTGTGAATTATGtggtaacaccttcaaaaaacccaaagacaaacataaacaccatgaccatactttaaatttcaataattatattggagCCTATTGTGCACGATGTAATATGCAGtgtaaagacaagagagagaaattattgcttttttgtcataacatgtcgtatgatttaggaataattttaaaggaattgaatgttgataaatataacgttgaaattcattcgaaacaaggattcaaattcttgaaagtagagataggtaaggttaggtttcaggattcactgtctttattgaatggatctctttccacgttagcagaacaacatatcaaggcaggtaaatcactgaaatatacagagactattctgaaagatgtgcctcgagatgtcttacctttattatgtaaaggaaaacaaattttgtgttatgattatattgatagtttaaagaagctcgatgaaacaaaattacccagtaaagatcatttttttaattctttgagaaataGCGCTATCAGCCAAGAAGATTATGAACATGCATTGAAAGTGTTTGAGTTGGGTAAATGTAAGACTTTAGGAGATTACTTGATGTTATATCTCAAGACAGATGTTGGTTTGTTAGCcgatgtcttcatggagtggcgtaaaacactcaaagatatttataagttagacgttagtaattatataagtttaccatcattcagttgggatgcattcctattgaaaactaatgtaagattaGATATGATATATTCCCATGAATTATATGACTTGATTAAAAGGAATCTCAGAGGTGGGTTTACCTGCGCAATTAATCAGTATTCTAAAGCAGATAATCCCCTAATTAACCCTAATTTTGATGTTGAGAGTGGAATGGGCACTCATATTCTATATCTAGATTTCAATTCTTTATATGCTAGTGCgatggttgaagctcttccacaGAATGGTATCAGAAAATTATCCAATGACGAGAAGAATGCTATCCTCGATGTGGGATTAAGTAATGTTTCCTGCGAAGGTCAAAAGGGATATTGGATAGAATGTGATACCAAGCACATATCCCCCGAGGTAGCTAGACTCACTGATGAACTTCCTTTAATATTATCACATATGAATATATCAGCagagatgttatctccttattgtgaatctatattgaaaaatgaaggtagaaagatccccaaatctaatgggaaattagtgggcagtcatttatctcagaaaaattatttgatcAGTCTAGAATTGTTACAGTTATTACTGGAACTTGGGTTAGAGGTGGAAAAGGTTCATACCATATATGAATATACACAGACAAAATTTTTAGAACCTTTCATATCAACTAATATTGCACAGATAACAGCTACAAGATGTCCTATCAAGTCAAAAgccttcaaattaactaataacgcCATATATGGGAAATCATTGCTGAATATTACAAAGTATGCTGAGAAATATAGATATATCAATAATGAGAAAGCATTTATTAGAGCGAGTAAAGATCCTTTGttaaaaaatatcacacatttaAATCAAGATAGAGTGATTTGCACATTCAATAAAGATATATTAGAAGTTAAGCAACCACTTTATCTcggttttcaaattcttgagatagctaaaaagaaattgtatcatttttggtataaagttttaaaacagcattatggtgatgatgtaagacttctGTATACCGATACTGACTCATATATTTTTAGCTTGAAATGTAAAGATTTGTACACCGAGTTAAAAAGTGAACCATTGTTAGGCtatatggatttttcaaatttcagCCCTGAGCATCCCTTATATGATGATAGTAGAAAAGGGGAGCTGGGGTTATTGAAATCTGAAATGTGTGATAACCATATTAGCGAGTTGATAGCCCTGAAAGCTAAAATGTATTCTGTCAAGATTGCTGGAAGATCAACTAATGTCAGCAGAGCCAAGGGTATTCCTTCGCAATTTATGCCGTTATTAACACATGCAAGATATAAGAATGTTTTATCAAATGCAGATAGAGAATTATTCACGTGTAAGTctataggtaatgtaaaaggtgaaatatgtacggtaagaattaataagagaggtttgtcagcctttgatgataaaagatatcatttgaatactaatgaatccttggcttatggacaccctgatattccaccatctaaacgtaggagaatagagtga